Proteins encoded in a region of the Hippopotamus amphibius kiboko isolate mHipAmp2 chromosome 11, mHipAmp2.hap2, whole genome shotgun sequence genome:
- the GCM1 gene encoding chorion-specific transcription factor GCMa, whose protein sequence is MEPENVDSEDKETLSWDINDMKLPQNVKKTDWFQEWPDAYEKHIYSSEDRNAQRHMSSWAMRNTNNHNSRILKKSCLGVVVCSRDCAAAQGRKVYLRPAICDKARQKQQRKRCPNCDGPLKLIPCRGHGGFPVTNFWRHDGRFIFFQSKGEHDHPKPETKLEAEARRAMKKTHLASSSVSSKLKQGPEIKPLPGETQSWESLTWSFQEGVQLPSSYNGHLIGNTPQQKVLDDGSSFSEGYGLQGTSDPADPTPSLGPTELYENSRVSRSQDLLQPLASGVFSDYSDLQTWNKSVALGRNPLNDNGCPSYPFPLTSWPYDFSPSQGSSEPFLQQIPVEPPAAKTSCHPLWPNQGGELYEEKVHMDFNSYHLSTTCRSPQEDPLLLTYTSQAHHQYSLPGKSSKWDFDEERRYMGLDHCNNEMLLNLCPLR, encoded by the exons AATGTGAAAAAGACAGACTGGTTCCAGGAATGGCCGGATGCCTACGAGAAGCACATCTACAGCTCGGAGGACAGGAACGCGCAGAGGCACATGAGCAGCTGGGCCATGCGCAACACCAACAACCACAACTCCCGCATCCTCAAGAAGTCGTGCCTGGGCGTGGTGGTCTGCAGCCGCGACTGCGCTGCCGCCCAGGGCCGCAAGGTCTACCTGAGGCCCGCCATCTGCGACAAGGCACGGCAGAAGCAGCAGA GGAAACGCTGTCCCAACTGCGATGGGCCCCTGAAGCTCATTCCCTGCCGAGGCCACGGGGGCTTCCCCGTCACTAACTTCTGGAGGCACGACGGACGCTTCATATTTTTCCAG TCCAAGGGAGAGCATGACCATCCAAAGCCAGAAACCAAATTGGAAGCCGAGGCCAGAAGAGCAATGAAGAAAACGCACTTGGCGTCTTCCTCTGTCTCCTCGAAGCTGAAACAGGGCCCAGAGATAAAG CCTCTTCCAGGTGAAACACAAAGTTGGGAAAGTTTAACTTGGTCTTTCCAGGAAGGCGTCCAATTGCCTAGTAGTTACAATGGACATTTAATAGGTAACACTCCCCAGCAGAAGGTACTGGATGATGGCTCCTCCTTCTCCGAGGGTTATGGTTTGCAGGGAACCTCTGACCCCGCAGACCCCACTCCCAGCTTGGGCCCCACTGAGCTCTACGAGAATAGTCGGGTCTCCCGCAGCCAAGACCTGCTTCAGCCTCTGGCCTCTGGCGTCTTCTCTGATTACAGTGATCTGCAAACATGGAATAAGAGTGTTGCTTTGGGGAGAAATCCTCTCAATGACAACGGTTGTCCCAGTTACCCTTTTCCTCTGACCAGCTGGCCTTACGACTTCTCCCCTTCCCAGGGCTCTTCAGAACCCTTTCTCCAGCAGATCCCAGTGGAACCACCAGCAGCCAAAACTAGCTGTCACCCCTTATGGCCAAACCAAGGGGGTGAACTTTATGAAGAGAAGGTGCACATGGATTTCAACAGCTACCACCTTTCCACCACGTGCCGTTCACCTCAGGAAGATCCCCTTCTCCTCACCTACACCTCTCAGGCCCATCATCAGTATTCTCTGCCTGGCAAGAGCAGCAAATGGGATTTTGATGAAGAAAGGAGGTACATGGGTTTGGATCACTGCAACAACGAAATGCTTCTAAACCTCTGTCCTTTAAGATGA